One window from the genome of Diospyros lotus cultivar Yz01 chromosome 11, ASM1463336v1, whole genome shotgun sequence encodes:
- the LOC127813657 gene encoding B3 domain-containing protein At2g24670-like produces MMSIFFSLLMMMEDTEGNLAKFDAFIDPYKDDLKKLEGEQKMEIIRRIIKMRNYDEVDACELRLLLRPVGNSYENNHDRENNFAPLPEKFRRRIENMNGSNPVLVIQKELFKTDVSPHHGRLAMPESQIREEFFLFHEELQLPEIKATLIGPSRQFECCVTLKKWNMAKKSHSVKSRRVTSTYNLVSGWNSFVSANHLREGMAVQVWAFRKESKLCFALVKVGGDDEDEEDE; encoded by the coding sequence ATGATGAGtatctttttctctctgttGATGATGATGGAGGACACAGAAGGCAATTTGGCCAAGTTTGACGCCTTCATAGACCCATacaaagatgatttaaagaagCTCGAGGGTGAGCAGAAGATGGAGATTATCCGCCGCATTATCAAGATGCGGAATTACGATGAAGTAGATGCTTGCGAACTTCGCTTGCTTCTGCGCCCAGTAGGAAATTCATACGAGAATAATCACGACAGGGAGAATAATTTTGCTCCTTTGCCGGAAAAGTTCCGACGAAGGATCGAAAACATGAACGGGTCTAACCCGGTATTGGTGATTCAGAAAGAATTATTCAAAACCGACGTGAGTCCTCATCATGGCCGTTTGGCAATGCCGGAAAGCCAAATTCGCGAGgaattttttctctttcatgaAGAACTGCAGCTGCCGGAGATCAAGGCGACGTTGATCGGGCCGTCGAGACAATTCGAGTGCTGTGTGACCTTGAAGAAGTGGAACATGGCCAAGAAATCCCACAGCGTGAAATCCCGCAGAGTCACGTCGACGTACAATTTGGTGTCTGGTTGGAACTCCTTCGTGTCGGCGAACCATCTCCGGGAAGGCATGGCGGTGCAGGTTTGGGCGTTCAGAAAGGAGTCGAAGCTCTGCTTTGCGCTGGTTAAAGTTGGGGGCGACGacgaagatgaagaagatgaatga